The genomic stretch TAGCTTTTAAAAGTGGTTTATATTTCTTTAAAAATTCACTAGTTAAATAATAATATGAATAAAGTCCTTGCTTATTAGCATCAATAATATTTGCTTTCTTTAAATCATTTAAATGTTTTGAAATATTTGCTTGTTTAGCATTTAAAGCATTAACAATCATCATAACATCACATTCAGTTTCATGACAAGTAAATAAATGCATGATAATATTTTTCTTAATTTTTTTAGACAGGAAGTTTAGTAGATCTTCTAAACCTAAAGTGTTATAATCATTAGCCATGCTAATTATTTTTAAGAAAAATTTTCTGGTAATTATTTGCAAGTATTATCATGATTTTTTTGTTCCTTTTCTTTGTAATTTGAATTATTAATAATGGCATTTAATTCTTTTTGTAATTCATCTTCGATAATTGGTGAATCATTAGTTTCTAGTTCAATTTTATGATCTTTTTCTTTAGTTAAAAGATCATCTTCATAGCTAAAATCAAAATACTCAAAATCTTCATCTTGAATATTTGTTGAAATTTCTGAAAGATTAGTAGTTTCTTGTGACTCGCTTTGAAATTCATCAAAATCTTCATCTATTAATTCTTGTTTATGCCTTGATTCTTTTGTAACAAAACTTTTATCTTGCAAAGTTTTTTGTTTTGTTTTTTTTAATTCTACATTAACTTCAACAGATTTCTGGTTAGAATTAATTTCTATAGTATTTTGCAACTGCTGATAGTCTTTATTTTTTTCTTGAACCATAGGATCTACAATTACTTCTTTTGGTGATTTAGTTTTTTGTTCATCTTTATTTTTCAAAAAATAATTTAAATCACCTTTATTTAAAATATAAGTTAATGAAGGTTGAATGATTAGATTTTGTTGCTCTTGAATGTTTTCAGTTTTAAACCAAGTTTCTAGTTCTCTTTGTTGGTGAATTCAAGAAATTGGGGATATAATTTCAACATCATACTTTTTTGATTTCAAGAAGCGATATTTATCTCGAATAGCCATATAGCTTTCATTATTTAAATAATTAAATGAATCAAAGATAATAGCTTTATATGGTTTTTGATTTTTAGTAATTACTAAATCAATATTTAATGAACCAATAATATAATTTTCAAAAATTTCATATTGACTTTGCCCACTAACTGCATTTTGAATACAATTAATGACAAAATCGATAAATCATTTTGCATTTTCTGCATTAGTTATCTTTTTCTGTTTATGTTTTCTTAAGTTAAATAAAGTTAAATCACTAAATTCATCAACTTCTTGGTTCAATGAATCATAAACATCCTGTTTTCTTTCTAAATCAGATTTTTCTAAAAATTGTAATCAAGCTTTGAAGATTTCTAAATCTTCAGAATTATTTTCTGTTAATTTAATATCAATAGCTTTAACTGTTTTAATTATAATCATTTTATCTTTGGCACGAGTAATTGCAACATTTAAAGTGTTTTTACCACTATTTGGTTTACAAATAGCAGTTGAAGAAAACCTAGTAAATTTATCATACGAAACAGTGGTAATCACTAAATCAGCTTCATGACCTTGAATGTTTTCAACATTTCGAATCATGATTTTGTTTTGAGTTATTGCATCATATAATTCAGGATATTTATTAATGATAAGGGAATTAATATAATCGCTTTGTTGAATGTTAAAAGCTAAAATAATGATTTTATTGTATTTATCTAAATTAGCTTTTAAAACTTCAATAACTTTTAAAGCTTCAACTTCATTTTTTTGGTCTTTTCACTCACCTTCCACTTCGAATACTTCTAAAGGTTGACTTAATGCGTTTTCGTTTGTATCAACAACATCTAATTGAGAGTTATAAAAATGTTTTGAAGAAAACGACATTAATTCGGAATGATTTGAACGGTAATTTTTATCAAGCAAAATTTTAGTTAAATTAAGGGAAGAAGCGTAATCTAAAATTGACTCAACT from Mycoplasmopsis bovirhinis encodes the following:
- a CDS encoding ArsR/SmtB family transcription factor is translated as MANDYNTLGLEDLLNFLSKKIKKNIIMHLFTCHETECDVMMIVNALNAKQANISKHLNDLKKANIIDANKQGLYSYYYLTSEFLKKYKPLLKAIYLIDKERIYECECIRDGHQHEY